A genomic region of Coleofasciculus sp. FACHB-T130 contains the following coding sequences:
- a CDS encoding S-(hydroxymethyl)glutathione dehydrogenase/class III alcohol dehydrogenase has product MKTRAAIAWETGKPLEIEEIDLEGPKAGEVLVRIVATGVCHTDAFTLSGKDPEGIFPTILGHEGGGIVEEVGAGVTSVQPGDHVIPLYTPECQECKFCLSGKTNLCQAIRATQGKGLMPDGTSRFSKNGETIYHYMGTSTFSEYTVLPEIAIAKINKAAPLEKVCLLGCGVTTGIGAVLNTAKVEPGSTVAVFGLGGIGLSVVQGAVMAQAGRIIGIDINPSKFELAMQLGATECINPKDYEQPIQQVIVELTDGGADYTFECIGNVNLMRAALEACHKGWGESTIIGVAGAGEEISTRPFQLVTGRVWRGSAFGGVKGRSQLPGYVERYLAGEIKLDEFITQTMPLEQINTAFDLMHAGKSIRSVILYS; this is encoded by the coding sequence ATGAAAACACGCGCGGCGATCGCTTGGGAAACTGGAAAGCCCTTAGAAATTGAAGAAATTGACCTAGAAGGGCCAAAAGCTGGAGAGGTTTTGGTTCGGATTGTTGCCACAGGCGTTTGCCACACGGATGCATTTACGCTGTCTGGTAAAGATCCAGAGGGCATTTTCCCAACGATTTTGGGGCATGAAGGCGGCGGGATTGTGGAGGAAGTGGGTGCTGGCGTCACCAGCGTGCAACCAGGCGACCATGTAATTCCGCTGTATACCCCAGAGTGTCAGGAATGCAAGTTTTGTCTGTCTGGAAAAACCAATCTGTGTCAGGCAATTCGCGCCACGCAAGGCAAAGGATTGATGCCCGATGGAACTAGCCGTTTCAGCAAGAACGGTGAAACTATCTATCACTATATGGGCACCAGTACGTTCAGCGAATACACCGTATTGCCCGAAATTGCGATCGCCAAGATTAACAAAGCCGCGCCGTTAGAAAAAGTTTGCCTCTTAGGATGTGGCGTTACTACAGGTATTGGTGCTGTATTGAACACGGCGAAAGTGGAACCAGGCTCAACGGTTGCGGTGTTTGGTTTGGGGGGAATTGGGTTAAGCGTCGTTCAGGGAGCCGTAATGGCTCAAGCGGGACGGATTATTGGCATAGATATCAATCCCAGTAAATTTGAACTGGCAATGCAGTTAGGCGCGACGGAATGCATCAATCCCAAAGACTACGAGCAGCCAATTCAGCAAGTGATTGTCGAACTCACGGATGGCGGTGCTGACTATACGTTTGAGTGCATCGGAAATGTCAATTTGATGCGAGCTGCCCTTGAAGCTTGTCATAAAGGTTGGGGAGAATCGACGATTATTGGGGTTGCGGGTGCGGGAGAAGAAATTAGCACTCGTCCGTTCCAACTGGTTACAGGGCGCGTGTGGCGGGGTTCTGCCTTTGGCGGAGTCAAAGGGCGATCGCAACTTCCCGGTTATGTAGAACGATATCTTGCAGGTGAAATTAAACTTGATGAATTCATTACTCAGACGATGCCACTAGAGCAAATTAACACGGCATTCGATTTGATGCACGCGGGTAAGAGCATTCGTTCTGTGATTCTGTATTCGTAA
- the fghA gene encoding S-formylglutathione hydrolase: protein MNQPVPTNLTIVSRNRSFGGWQSVYRHHSAVLDCEMNFGVYLPPQAESQSCPVLYWLSGLTCTEQNFISKAGAQQFAAQYGVIVVAPDTSPRGCNVPGEEDSWDLGTGAGFYVNATQMPWAKHYRMYDYVVSELPEAIAANFPVMAIRGIFGHSMGGYGALAIALKNPGMFKSVSAFSPIVTPSLVPWGQKAFQNYLGDNKSDWLAYDPMHLIKSAPERLPILLDQGDADQFLGEQLQPDVFAQACAEVNHPLTLRKQPGYDHSYYFIASFIGDHFAHHAAALAQPGF from the coding sequence ATGAACCAACCCGTCCCGACAAACCTCACCATAGTCAGCCGCAACCGGAGTTTCGGTGGCTGGCAATCTGTCTACCGCCATCACTCTGCGGTACTCGACTGCGAGATGAATTTTGGAGTTTATCTTCCACCCCAAGCTGAAAGCCAATCGTGTCCGGTACTCTATTGGCTGAGTGGACTAACTTGCACGGAACAAAATTTCATTAGTAAAGCAGGCGCACAGCAATTCGCAGCGCAATACGGTGTAATTGTGGTTGCTCCCGATACCAGTCCGCGCGGCTGTAATGTCCCTGGAGAAGAAGATAGTTGGGACTTGGGAACAGGTGCGGGATTCTATGTCAATGCAACGCAAATGCCTTGGGCAAAGCATTATCGGATGTATGACTATGTAGTTTCAGAACTGCCGGAAGCGATCGCTGCAAATTTCCCCGTCATGGCAATTCGGGGCATTTTCGGACATTCAATGGGCGGATATGGTGCCTTAGCGATCGCTCTGAAAAATCCCGGAATGTTTAAAAGTGTCTCCGCCTTTTCTCCGATTGTTACCCCAAGCCTTGTCCCCTGGGGACAAAAAGCGTTTCAAAATTATTTGGGCGACAATAAATCTGACTGGCTAGCTTACGATCCGATGCATCTAATTAAATCTGCTCCAGAAAGATTGCCCATTTTGCTCGATCAGGGAGATGCCGATCAATTTCTAGGCGAACAATTGCAACCCGACGTTTTTGCACAAGCTTGTGCAGAGGTAAATCATCCCCTGACTCTCCGCAAACAACCCGGTTACGATCACAGTTACTATTTCATTGCCTCATTTATCGGCGATCATTTCGCTCACCACGCTGCTGCTTTGGCTCAACCGGGCTTTTGA